CATGGCATGCACCAAGGCTCGCCCGACCGAAGCCGCAGACACCGGCCTGATCGTCGCGGAGATCGCCAAGGCCCTGTGCAGCTATCCGCCCGCGGTCGCCAGCCATGCGACCGAGCACATCATCGCTACCTTCCCCTTCCGGCCGACGCCGGCGGAGATCCACACCGCCGCCAAGGCCCGCGCGCAGGATCTCCGGATCGCCGCGGCCGTCGCCGAGCGCGTCATCAAGGCCCGCGAGCACCGCAGCGAGCAGCGGCGCCTCGCCCAGGCGGAGGCCGAGGAGGATGCCCGCGCCATCGCCGAGGGCAGGGAGACAGCGGCCCAGCGCCGCGCCCGCGTCGCCGCCGAGGCCCGCGGCGTAATAGACAAGATCCGCGCCGCCCCCGACAACCACCATCAGGCCTGACGGGCGATGGTCCCATGGGAAAGGCGACCATCCCGCCACCGCCGCCGGATCCACTGCTGTGGAAGACGCGGATCCGCGATCTTGAGCGCGAGCTGGATCTGCCGACGGTCCCCGGCATCGAGGATCTCGATGATGATGGGGCATTCGCGCTGCCGCCGCGGCGACCGCCGGATGAGGACCGCGTCCTTGTCGACGTCTTCACCGTGGGCGCCGTTGTCGGCGCCGCTGGCATCGCCGCTGCCGCCTGGTGGCTGGTCGACACGTTCTTTCCGCTGGCACCGGGCGCCTTCCTCGGCGGTGCCGGCTTCTGACCGGATCAATCCATGGCTCGCCTGATCTCAAGAGACGTTCCGCCGCCGCGGCGAACCGCCCATGACATTCAAGGGCAGCCGCTGATTATGGATCAGCGCGTCTATGCGTTCAGTGGTGTCCGCGTCGATGCCGCACCAGAACCCCGCCAAGGCAATCTCTTCGCATCCGTGAGCCCCGCGGGTGAGAGTGCGCCGCCGCCAGCCGTGGTCGATCTCGACGCCGGCGAGTATAAGGACATCACCGATGGTCGCAGCGCCGGCGATCCCCCCGGAGGGACGTGATGCCGAAGCGCAGGACGCCGACGCCGCCACCGCAGCTGCTTGACGATAACTCCGCGGTCGAAGGCCTGACCTATCGCGAGGAGCTGTTCGCCCACCTCTACGTGGAGACGGCCAACGCGTCCGAGGCCTACCGCCGCGCCGGTGGCATGGCGAAGCGCCCCGATCAGGCCGCCTCGCAGATGATGGCCAAGCCCCATGTCGCCAAGCGGATCTCCGAGCTTCGCACCCGCCGGCTCGCCGCCATCGAGTTCAATGCCACGGAGGTGCTGTCCCGCCTCATCGCCCAGGTGCGTGCCGATCTCTCCGATATCTTCGATGGTCACGGTGCCGTGAAACCGATCCACGAATGGCCCGACGTCTGGCGCACTGGCCTCATCGCCGGAATCGAGGTGGTCGAAGAGTTCGATGACAGCGGCGATGAGCGCGTCCACATCGGCTACATCAAGAAGGTGAAGGTCGCCGACCGGGTGAAGATCCTCGAGCTCGCCGGCCGGCACGTCGACATCAACGCGTGGAAGGCCACGCTGCGAGATCTCGACGTCTCCGACACCCTGCGGGCTATGCTGGAACACTTCTCCCGCGACACGTGGGTGAACGCCCCGACCGGAGAGACGGGCGCGCCGAAGGCCCCGAGCGCCGCGGCGCCGGCATCACCGTCGCCGGCCCCCGGAATGTCCATCCTCGACGGACGCTGACCGGGGAGGGCATGCCATGAGCGATCCCTTCGCCACGCTGTTTCCCTCCATCGAGGCGATCTCGCCGGCGGATCTCGTCGCGGCAATGCAGAACCGATGGTGGAGGCTCACCAACCTCTACTGGATCCAGAACAAGGATGGCGTCGCGGTCCGCTTCAACCCCAACGAGGCGCAGCGCAAGTTCCTGTTGGAAATGTGGTACCGCAACGTGGTGCCGAAGGCCCGTCAACGCGGGTTCTCGACCCTCATCCAGATCCTGATGCTCGATACCTGCCTGTTCAAGCCGGGCACGATGTCGGCCGTCATCGCCCAGGACGAGGACACCGCGAAGCAGATCCGGAACACCAAGATCAAGTTCGCATGGGAGCGGCTGCCGGCCTTCGTGAAGGAAATGGTCCCGCTCACCACCGACAACATCACCGAGCTGGTGTGGGCGAACGGTTCCACCATGCTCCTCGCCACGTCCGTCCGCGGCGGCACCGTCCACTTCCTCCATATCTCCGAGCTCGGCAAGATCGTGCAGGCCTCGCCCCTCAAGGTGGAGGAGATCCAGCAGGGCTCCATCCCCGCGGTGCCGCCAACCGGCATCCTCGTGATCGAGAGCACGGTCGAAGGGCCGCACGGCCTGTTCGCCGACTTCTGCCGCACCGCCCAGGCGAACGCTGACGCCAAGCGCGAGCTGACCCCGCTCGACTTCAAGCTGCACTTCGCCTCGTGGTGGGACGCCCCGGAATATCGGCTCGACCCGCGCCTGCAGGTGATCTCTCCGCAGATGAACGCCTATTTCGAGCGCGTCGAGGCGAAGATCGGCCGGCCGATCGATCCGTGGTCGCGCGCCTGGTACGCCAAGACGCTCGAATCCACCTTCTCCGGTGGCCAGGACAAGATGAAGCGGCAGTACCCCTCGTTCCTCGAAGAGGCGTTCGAGGTGTCGGCCGATGGTCTGTGGTTGTCCGAACCCATGGCGCGGGCACGCCGTGACGGCCGCATCGGGAAGGTGCCGCTCCTGCCCGGCTATCCGGTCAACACCTTTTGGGACATCGGCACCGACGATGCGACGTCCATCTGGCTGCATCAGCGCGTCAACATGATGGACAACTTCGTCGGCTACATCGAGGGCAGCGGCGAGCCGCCCAGCTACTATGTGCGCGGGCTGGAAGACATCAGGGCCCAGCGGCATTTCGTATGGGGCAAGCACTTCCTGCCGCACGATGGTTCTGCCCGCCGCATCAATGCCGAGGTGCTGAAAACCTACGCCGACATGATCCGCGATCTCGGTTTCAGCAATGTCGAGATCGTGCCGCGCACCACCGATCTCAACGCCGCCATCGATGGCATGCGCGAGGAGTTCACCCGGTACCAGTTCGATGAAGAGGCCTGCGCGGAGGGCATCAAGCACCTCGACGGCTTCTCGAAGGCCTGGAATGCGACGCAAGGCGTCTGGACCGGCGGCATCATGAAGAACGGCCACCAGCATGCCGCCGACGCCCTGCGCCAGAAGAGCCAGGCGGAGCAGGCCGGGCTCATCAACACCGGACCGTCGGCACCGAGGCCGCGGCGACGTGCCTCGGCGATGGCCGCCTGACGCACACGATCGGGGGCAACTCGGCCGCGGCCAATTGTCGTAACAGGGGAAATCGCCTAGCCAAGGCTATTCGGAGCACTCATCAGAGGGCGTGCCTTGGCCGAGGTTGATATCTCCCGGTGGCACTTCCGCCGCCCGCACGGCATGTTCATGGCCATCGGGACGTGGTGCCAGCACGGTATCGGCGAGTGGCGCCGCTGCCTCGTCATCATGCGGCGCGGATCCTTCGGCAGCGACGATCTGCGGATCTTCGTCGTGCATGATGACGTCGACCTGCCGACCTATGCCGTGGATCTCGCCGGCATGGGCGACAAGCAGCTGGCATGGACGCTTGCCGGCAAGGCCTGTGAGCAGCTCGACATCGAGGACAACGCCGCCAACCGCGTCGCGATCCTCACCATCATCAACGACAATATGTACGAGCTCGTGATGATGCCCCCCGCGCCGAAGCGCGACCAAGTCGTGTTCGGGGACGTCGTCATGAAGGAGAGGGAGTCGGGCCGCATCATCGAAAGAGAGATGCGAACCGATGTTTGACCTTCAGGCAACGGACGGAAGCGTTCGCCGCAAAGAATACGTCTCTCCGATCGCCCCAGGCGGCGAGGCCATCAAGGATCCGCCCGCCTCGCTCCTCGATGGTGATGCCGCGATCGAGCTGCACGGCCGCCTTCTCGACCACTATCTGCGCGAGATCGACCGCCAGGCGGAGAACCGCCGCGAAATGGCGACGGACGAGGATTTCTACGACAACGAGCAGTGGAGCGACGACGACAAGGCGATCCTCGAAGCCCGCGGCCAGAAGGCCCTCGTCTATAACGTCACCGCGACCACGATCGATTGGGTGCTCGGCACCGAGCGGCGCGCCCGCTCCGACTTCAAGGTGCTGCCGCGCCGCAAGAAGGACGCCAAGCCCGCCGAGCGGAAAAGCGAGCTTCTGAAATACCTCTCGGACTGCAACGACAGCCCGTTCCATTGGTCCCGCGCCTTCGCCGATGCGGTCAAGGTCGGCTGCGGCTGGATCGAGGACGCCATCCAAGACGGCACCGAGAACGAGCCCATCGTCACCCGCTACTGCAACTGGCGCGAGATGCTCGGCGACAGTTCGGCGAGCGAAATGGACTACAGCGATGGCCGCTACATTTTCCGGTCCAAATGGGTGGACGTCGATGTGGCCTGCGCGATCTTCAAGAACCGCAAGGAGATCATCGAGTCGTCCGTCGATAACGTCGACCAGTTCGTGGAGCTAAGCCTCTACGGCGATGGTCCGATGGATCAGAAGGAGATGGATCTCGACCGCGTCACCACCGGGCGCCGGAGCGACAACGCCATCGGCGGCTATCACCGCCGCCGCGTCCGGCTCATCGAGTGCTGGTACCGCGCCCCGGCCGAGGTGCCGAAGATCTCCAAGGGCATGTTCGCCGGCGAGATCTACGACCCGCGCTCCCCTGGCCATCAGGAAGAGATTGCCGCCGGGGAAAGCGAGGTGGTGACCCGCACCACGATGCGCATGAATTGCGCGATCTTCACGACCTTCGGCATGCTGTGGATGGGCCCGAGCCCGTACCGGCACAATCGGTTCCCCTTCACCCCGGTGTGGGGCTTCCGCCGCGGCCGCAACGGGCTGCCCTACGGCATGATCCGCCGGATCCGCGACATTCAGGAGGACATCAACAAGCGCGCCTCTAAGGCGCTGCATATCCTCTCGACCAACAAGGTCATCATGGACGAGGGCGCCGTCGATGACATCGCCGCGTTCGAGGAAGAGATCGCCCGCCCCGATGCCGTCATCGTCAAGAAGGCGGGCAAGAACATCGACATCAACGCCGATCGCGACCTGTCGCAGTGGCACCTCGAGCTGATGAGCCGCTCGATCGCGATGGTTCAGCAGTCGTCCGGCGTGACCGACGAGCTGATGGGGCGCGGCACCAATGCCACGTCCGGCATTGCCATCCAGAGCCGGCAGGATCAGGGCCAGATGGCCACCTCCGGCCTGTTCGACAATCTGCGCTACGCCAAGCAGAAATCCGGCGAGAAGCAGTGCAGCCTCCTCGAACAGTTCATGACGGAGCGCAAGGCGTTCCGGATCACGGACAAGCGCGGCAACCCGCAATACATCGAGGTCAATGACGAGCTGCCGGAAAACGACATCACCCGTTCGAAGGCCGACTTCACCATCACCGAGGCCGACTGGCGCGCCACGATCCGCCAGGCGCAGGCTGACGAGCTGTTCTCGCTCCTCGCCAAGCTGGCGCCCGGCGCGCCGCAGCTGGTGATGGTGGTGCTCGATCTCCTCATCGAGAGCATGGACATTCCGAACCGCGAGGAGATCGTGAAGCGGATCCGGCAGGCCACCGGCATGTCGGACCCCGATCAGGAAGAGCCGACGCCCGACGAAATGGCCCGCAAGCAGCTGCAGATGCAGCAGCAGCAGTTCACGATCCAGATGGCCCTCTCCGAGCTGAAGAAGAAGGAGGCCGAGATCCGGAAGCTCATCGCACAAGCGGCCGAGATCGAGGCCAAGGCCACCAACACCAAGGTGCAGAGCCAGCGCGTCGCCATGGATGCCGCCGGCGCCGCCGTGGCCCAGCCCGGCATCACACATGTCGCCGACCACATTCTCGGCGAGAGCGGGTTCAAGTCCGTCACCGACCAGAAGAACGAAGCGCAGGAGGCGATGGCCATGGCCCAAGCCGCCCAAGCGCAAGCAGCGCCGCAACCCCAACCACCGCAGGGAGCCGTGAATGTCTAAGTTCACCAAGGACGAGATCGACCAGCTGACCGACGAGGAGCGCGAGGGCCTCGCCGAGCTGGAGGCCGAGGAGCGCGCCGAGAACGGCGAGGATGATGCCGAGGCCGACGCCGAAGGCGGCGGCGATGCCGATGCCGGCGCGGGATCCGACGCTGCAGCTGCCGAGGCCGCCGCGGCGAAGCCCGCCGCTGGCGACCCGCCGCCGGCGGAGCAGTCCAAGGACACCGCGGCTCCGCCGGCGGCCGCGCCGTTCCCGATCTATGAGATGCCCGCCGATTATGAGCGGCGGATCTCCACGCTCGAACAGCAGCGCACCGAGCTTGCCCGGCAGTTCGATGATGGCGATCTCACCGGCGCCGAGTTCCAGTCCAAGCTGTCGGCGCTGAATCGCGAGGAGACCGATCTGCGCGAGGCCAAGCTGCGCGCCGAGATCTCCTACGACACGCAGCTCGAAGGCTGGAAGCAGACGGCCACCGCCTTCATCCAAGCCAATCCGCAGTACGAGCCTGGCTCGCTCCTCTTCAAGATGCTGGATGAGGCGGTGCGCGGCCTGCAGAACAACTCCGAGCGGCCGTTCGACCCCGCCATCCTTCACCAGGCGCACCAGCAGGTGCAGGCCGAGCTAACCCGGTTCACCGGAGCGCCCCAGCAGGCCGCGGGTGCCCAGCCCGCGAAGGGCGCCCCGGCCGGCAAGACGCTTCCGCCGCCGCCGGCCATTCCTCCCTCGCTGGCCACGATCCCGGCCGCGGCGCTGGAAGACACCGGCCAGGGCAGCGAGTTCGCCCACCTCGACCGTCTCCTGCAGACGGATCCGCTGAAATACGAGCAGGCGCTGGCCAAGCTCACCGACGAGCAGCGCGAGCGCTACGAGCAGGGCGCGTAGGGCGCAGGGGAGGGGGCTGGTGCTGATACTGACATTGGAGCCCAACGAAGGTGTCCGGATCGGCGATGGTCCGGACACCGGCGCCGCCATCAAGGTGCTGGATCGGTCCGGCCGCAAGGTCCGGCTCGCCATCCTGACCCGGCTGCGCGTCGAGCGGGATTTCTTCGGGATCCACCCGCCCGCCTTCGCGCCCGGTCTATCCGGCGTTCGCCCGCGCCTCGGTGCGGATAACGACGCCCTCAATTGCGCGGCCGGCTGATTGCAGCTAAAAAGGCCAAGCGAACACAGAGCGTAGGACGCGCTCCTGACAACAGGAGCCGCGTCCATGGCTGGACCCACGAATATCCCTGTCGGTGACCCGAAGGCCGCCAAGCGGTGGTCTGGTACCCTTTTCCTCGAAGTCCTCCGCAAAGCGTACTTTGAACGCAAGTTCATCGGCGAGAGCCAGAACAGCCTCGTGCAGAAGCTGACCGATCTGGAATCGGCGGCCGGCGACACGATCTCGTTCGACGTCTCGGTGCAGCTGCGCGGCACGCCGACCTATGGCGATGATCGCGTCGAGGGCAAGGCGGAGAACCTGCGCTTCTTCACCGACACGATCAGCATCGACCAGATGCGCAAGACCGTGTCGTCTGGCGGTCGCATGACCCGCAAGCGCACGACCCACAATCTGCGCTCGATCGCCAAGGATCGCCTCTCCGACTATTGGGCGAAGTACCACGACGAGGCGATGTTCATCTACCTCTCGGGTGCCCGCGGCATCAACGAGGACTATTTCGAGCCGGCGTCGTGGGTTGGCTATGCCAACAACCCCATCCAGGCGCCCGACTCGGCCCACCTCATGTACGGCGGCACGGCCACGGCCAAGGCCAACGTCACCACGGCCTCCACGATGTCGCGTGTCGTCATCGAGCGCGCCGCGGTGAAGGCGCAGATGATGCGCGCGGTGGACCCGACCAAGGCCAACATGATGCCGGTCATGATCAACGGCGAGTCGCACTACGTCTGCCTCATGTCTCCCTTCCAGGAGCATGACCTGCGGCAGGAGAGCGGCGTCACCGGCTGGCTTGAGGTGCAGAAGGCCGCCGCCCAGGCGGAGGGGCGCAACAACCCCATCTTCAAGGGCGGCCTCGGGATGATCAAGAACGTCGTCCTCCACGCCCACGAGTCGGTGATCCGCTTCAACGACTACGGCTCCGGCGCCAACCTCGCCGCCGCCCGCGCGCTCTTCCTCGGGCGTCAGGCCGGCGTCATTGCCTACGGTTCGAACAACGGCATGCGTTCCTTCTGGAACGAGGAGCCGAAGGACCACGGCAATGAGATGGAGGTCATGGCCGGCTTCATCGTCGGCCAGAAGAAGACCCGCTTCAACGGCGCGGACTTCGGCGTTCTCTCCATCGACACCTACGCGGCCAACCCGGGCTGATCGCCCGGGATCCAGTGACGCATCAGAGCCCGGCTATCGAGCCGGGCTCGCATCCTCCCTCCCATCATCTTCGCCGAGGAGCCGTCCATGGCCATCTTTCAGAGCGACCACGTCAAGGGCATCAAGGATGTCCCGTATCCCGCCGTTGCCGGCATGGTGTGCGCTGCACGCTTCGCCATGAGCGTTCCGGCCAACTTCGCCCTCAACGACATTTTCGAGCTGGCGGTGATCCCCGCCGGGTGCCGTGTGGTCGATATCGTCGCCTTCGACTGCGATGATCTCGACAGCAACGGCACGCCGACGCTGTCGCTCGATGTCGGCATCATGTCGGGCGAGGCCGGCGATCCGAACCAGTCCCGCACCTGCGGCGCCGAGTTCGTAGCCGGCGCCACCATCGGTCGCACCGGTGGCGTCGTGGAGCCGTCGATCGTCACGGCCTTCCGCACCGGCCGCGCGAACATCCAGCGTGCCATCGGCGTGAAGGTGGCCGCTGCGGCGGCTACGCCGCAGGCCGGCACCATCGGCCTGACCGTCCTGTACGCGGCCGAGTAAGCCCGCGTTCAACCCGCCGCCGGCCTAGCGCCGGCGGCTCCCCTCTCTCAAGGACACGCGCCGCTATGTCTCTCATCGAATGCACCCTCGGGGCCGCCACGCAGCACGTGAACGGCACCACCTATGACTTCTCGCGCGACCAGCACGGCCGCTATGTCGCCAGGGTCCTGAACCTTCTCGATCGCTCGCTATTCCTCGCGGTGACCCACTATCGCGAGGTGCCGGAGGTTCCGGAGGAGCCGAAGCCGAAGCGCGCCCGCGCCGCCACGACTGGCGAGCAGCAGCAGGGCGGCACCGGCGAGCAGCAGCCCCAGGGCGGCGCCGGCGCCACCGGCGAGCAGCAGCAGGGCGGCACCGGCGGGCAGCAGCCCCAGGGCGGCGCCGGCGCCACCGGCGAG
This portion of the Phreatobacter oligotrophus genome encodes:
- a CDS encoding terminase small subunit, whose protein sequence is MPKRRTPTPPPQLLDDNSAVEGLTYREELFAHLYVETANASEAYRRAGGMAKRPDQAASQMMAKPHVAKRISELRTRRLAAIEFNATEVLSRLIAQVRADLSDIFDGHGAVKPIHEWPDVWRTGLIAGIEVVEEFDDSGDERVHIGYIKKVKVADRVKILELAGRHVDINAWKATLRDLDVSDTLRAMLEHFSRDTWVNAPTGETGAPKAPSAAAPASPSPAPGMSILDGR
- a CDS encoding carbon storage regulator; this encodes MLILTLEPNEGVRIGDGPDTGAAIKVLDRSGRKVRLAILTRLRVERDFFGIHPPAFAPGLSGVRPRLGADNDALNCAAG
- a CDS encoding N4-gp56 family major capsid protein yields the protein MAGPTNIPVGDPKAAKRWSGTLFLEVLRKAYFERKFIGESQNSLVQKLTDLESAAGDTISFDVSVQLRGTPTYGDDRVEGKAENLRFFTDTISIDQMRKTVSSGGRMTRKRTTHNLRSIAKDRLSDYWAKYHDEAMFIYLSGARGINEDYFEPASWVGYANNPIQAPDSAHLMYGGTATAKANVTTASTMSRVVIERAAVKAQMMRAVDPTKANMMPVMINGESHYVCLMSPFQEHDLRQESGVTGWLEVQKAAAQAEGRNNPIFKGGLGMIKNVVLHAHESVIRFNDYGSGANLAAARALFLGRQAGVIAYGSNNGMRSFWNEEPKDHGNEMEVMAGFIVGQKKTRFNGADFGVLSIDTYAANPG